One stretch of Miscanthus floridulus cultivar M001 chromosome 18, ASM1932011v1, whole genome shotgun sequence DNA includes these proteins:
- the LOC136522573 gene encoding beta-1,2-xylosyltransferase XYXT1-like yields the protein MKPPAPLPRSGSKKGRAAAFCNLPLLLLIGAIQFLVIYSPAIDRYMVMVTKGKPGFPSLLLDGRRGFRLVEEETIPEPRVRCDFADPRSDVCELEGAIRIRGSTSEVFVVAPAGADGLLAANVTGLAPGMNATSWTIQPYTRKGEARVMRSIATLTVRVVAPGDAPPCTVRHDVPAVVYSNGGYCGNYYHDFNDNIIPLFVTARHLGGEVQLLVAQKQAWWFHKYREIVDGLTNYEAVDLGGGDGGGDGEEVRCFRRATLGLHSHKDLSIDPRRAPRNLSMVDFKRFLMWRYALPREHAIRLEEEEAAGAARRRPRLLVVTRRSRRRFVNLPEIVALAEEVGFDVTASDLMSASAKNKAAGGVGDEGHSRMADASKLVNSFDAMVAVHGSGLTNLVFLPMNAVVVQVVPLGRMEGLAMNEYGVPPRDMNMRYLQYNITAEESTLSEVYPRAHPVLLDPMPIHEQSWSLVKDVYLGKQDVRLGVRRFRPVLLKAIQLLR from the exons ATGAAGCCGCCGGCGCCGCTGCCGAGGAGCGGGAGCAAGAAGGGCAGGGCCGCTGCCTTCTGCAACCTCCCGCTTCTCCTCCTCATCGGCGCCATCCAGTTCCTCGTCATCTACTCCCCCGCCATCGATCGCTACATGGTCATGGTCACCAAAG GCAAGCCTGGGTTCCCGTCGCTGCTGCTAGACGGCAGGAGAGGCTTCAGGCTGGTGGAGGAGGAGACCATCCCGGAGCCCCGGGTGCGGTGCGACTTCGCGGACCCGAGGTCGGACGTGTGCGAGCTGGAGGGCGCCATCCGCATCCGCGGCAGCACGTCGGAGGTGTTCGTGGTCGCCCCCGCCGGTGCCGATGGTCTGCTGGCGGCGAACGTGACGGGTCTGGCGCCCGGGATGAACGCGACGAGCTGGACGATCCAGCCGTACACGCGCAAGGGCGAGGCCCGCGTGATGCGGAGCATCGCGACGCTGACGGTGCGCGTGGTGGCCCCCGGCGACGCGCCGCCCTGCACGGTGCGTCACGACGTCCCGGCCGTGGTGTACTCCAACGGCGGCTACTGCGGCAACTACTACCACGACTTCAACGACAACATCATCCCGCTGTTCGTGACGGCGCGCCACCTGGGCGGCGAGGTGCAGCTGTTGGTGGCGCAGAAGCAGGCGTGGTGGTTCCACAAGTACCGGGAGATCGTGGACGGGCTCACCAACTACGAGGCCGTGGACCTGGGCGGCGGCGACGGGGGCGGCGACGGGGAGGAGGTGCGGTGCTTCCGCAGAGCCACGCTGGGGCTGCATAGCCACAAGGACCTGAGCATTgacccgcgccgcgcgccgcggaACCTGTCCATGGTCGACTTCAAGCGCTTCCTCATGTGGCGGTACGCGCTGCCGCGAGAGCACGCCATCcggctggaggaggaggaggcggccggGGCCGCGCGGAGGAGGCCCCGGCTGCTCGTCGTCACCCGCCGGTCGCGGCGGCGGTTCGTCAACCTCCCGGAGATCGTGGCGCTGGCGGAGGAGGTCGGGTTCGACGTGACGGCGTCGGACCTGATGTCGGCGTCGGCCAAGAACAAGGCCGCCGGCGGGGTCGGGGACGAAGGGCACTCGCGCATGGCGGACGCGTCGAAGCTGGTGAACTCGTTCGACGCGATGGTGGCGGTGCACGGGTCCGGGCTGACCAACCTGGTGTTCCTGCCGATGAACGCGGTGGTGGTGCAGGTGGTGCCGCTGGGGCGGATGGAGGGCCTGGCCATGAACGAGTACGGGGTGCCGCCGCGAGACATGAACATGCGGTACCTCCAGTACAACATCACGGCGGAGGAGAGCACGCTGTCGGAGGTGTACCCGAGGGCGCACCCCGTGCTGCTGGACCCCATGCCCATCCACGAGCAGAGCTGGTCGCTCGTCAAGGACGTCTACCTCGGGAAACAGGATGTCAGGCTCGGCGTCCGACGGTTCAGG